The following proteins are encoded in a genomic region of Nonomuraea muscovyensis:
- a CDS encoding DUF2249 domain-containing protein: MTTQTEPGAQNAVLARIRAHHDKLGRTMSDHAVTIARSIDRLMSPAARQAVLAGFCADEVLPHAAAEEETLYAAAADLPATELLVRAMRDEHAALRALAADLATATTPGEIVSTSSALNALFQSHLKKENDVLLPALAAHGVDLASLLGDAHEILGEPVGDACCGGCACTGDTDGDDVELDVRRLIPARRHEQIFAVYGELAAGTAFVLVNDHDPKPLYYQFAAEHPGEFTWDYVEAGPAVWKVRIGRP; this comes from the coding sequence ATGACCACCCAGACGGAGCCCGGCGCCCAGAACGCCGTGCTGGCGAGAATCCGCGCCCATCACGACAAGCTCGGCCGGACGATGTCCGACCACGCCGTGACCATCGCCCGCTCGATCGACCGGCTGATGTCCCCGGCGGCCCGGCAGGCGGTGCTGGCGGGGTTCTGCGCCGACGAGGTGCTGCCGCACGCCGCGGCCGAGGAGGAGACCCTGTACGCCGCCGCGGCCGACCTGCCCGCCACCGAGCTCCTTGTCCGCGCGATGCGGGACGAGCACGCCGCCCTGCGGGCGCTGGCCGCCGACCTGGCCACGGCGACCACCCCCGGCGAGATCGTGAGCACGTCGTCCGCGCTGAACGCCCTGTTCCAATCGCACCTGAAGAAGGAGAACGACGTCCTGCTGCCCGCTCTCGCCGCCCACGGCGTCGACCTGGCGTCCCTGCTGGGCGATGCGCACGAGATCCTCGGCGAGCCGGTCGGCGACGCCTGCTGCGGCGGGTGCGCCTGCACGGGGGACACGGACGGGGACGACGTCGAACTCGACGTCCGCCGCCTGATCCCGGCCCGGCGCCACGAGCAGATCTTCGCCGTGTACGGGGAACTGGCTGCCGGGACGGCGTTCGTACTGGTCAACGACCACGATCCCAAGCCCCTCTACTACCAGTTCGCCGCTGAGCACCCCGGCGAGTTCACCTGGGACTACGTCGAGGCGGGGCCGGCGGTCTGGAAGGTCCGCATCGGCCGTCCCTGA
- the cysK gene encoding cysteine synthase A: MLEELRAAVRRDPALHGHRKPEALLYPGVWAVWIHRLAHRLHERRVPFVPRLISQLARTVTGIEIHPGARIGRRLFIDHGAGVVIGETAVIGDDVTLYHHVTLGGRGHRSDAKGAPRHPVVGDRVTVGVGASILGRVHVGGDASIGAHALVLADVHAGTRVHAPVAPTVIRREPVPGIHPNVLSLIGATPAVSLSRFGAGLPARLVAKLESANPGGSVKDRIARAMIEAAEDGGLLRPGSCIVEPTSGNTGIGLAMVAASKGYRLTLTMPESMSAERRALLAAYGAELILTPAALGMKGAIAEAERLAAEHGWFMPQQFANPANPDIHLRTTAQEIWQDTGGEIDLLVCGVGTGGTITGVGRFLRERKPQVRVVAVEPAESAVLSGRAPGPHGIQGIGAGFVPEVLDTGIYDEVVRVDVEQAREAARRLARTEGILAGVSAGAALHAASTLAARPDNAGRLVVVVLPDTGERYLSTPLFTP; this comes from the coding sequence ATGCTCGAAGAGCTTCGCGCGGCCGTGCGCCGCGACCCCGCCCTCCACGGTCACCGCAAGCCGGAGGCGCTCCTCTACCCCGGCGTATGGGCGGTGTGGATCCACCGCCTGGCCCACCGGCTGCACGAACGCCGCGTGCCCTTCGTTCCCCGCCTGATCTCCCAGCTGGCCCGCACCGTCACCGGGATCGAGATCCACCCGGGCGCCCGCATCGGACGGCGGCTGTTCATCGACCACGGAGCGGGCGTCGTCATCGGTGAGACCGCCGTCATCGGCGACGACGTCACGCTGTACCACCACGTCACGCTGGGCGGCCGCGGCCACCGGTCCGACGCCAAAGGCGCGCCCCGCCACCCCGTCGTCGGCGATCGGGTCACCGTCGGCGTCGGCGCCTCCATCCTCGGTCGCGTCCACGTCGGCGGCGACGCCTCGATCGGCGCCCACGCCCTCGTCCTGGCCGACGTGCACGCGGGCACCCGCGTGCACGCCCCCGTCGCTCCCACCGTCATCAGGAGAGAACCCGTGCCCGGCATCCATCCCAATGTTCTGTCCCTCATCGGCGCGACCCCAGCCGTGAGCCTGTCCCGCTTCGGCGCCGGACTGCCCGCACGGCTGGTCGCCAAGCTGGAGTCCGCCAACCCCGGCGGCAGCGTCAAGGACCGCATCGCCCGCGCCATGATCGAGGCCGCCGAGGATGGCGGCCTGCTGCGCCCTGGCTCCTGCATCGTCGAGCCCACCAGTGGCAACACCGGCATCGGGCTGGCCATGGTGGCGGCCTCGAAGGGGTACCGGCTCACGCTCACCATGCCGGAGAGCATGAGTGCCGAGCGGCGGGCGCTGCTGGCCGCCTACGGCGCCGAGCTGATCCTCACCCCTGCCGCGCTCGGCATGAAGGGCGCGATCGCGGAGGCGGAGCGGCTGGCCGCCGAGCACGGCTGGTTCATGCCCCAGCAGTTCGCCAACCCCGCCAACCCCGACATCCACCTGCGCACCACCGCACAGGAGATCTGGCAGGACACCGGCGGCGAGATCGACCTGCTGGTCTGCGGCGTCGGCACCGGCGGCACGATCACCGGCGTCGGCCGGTTCCTGCGCGAGAGGAAGCCCCAGGTGCGCGTGGTCGCCGTGGAGCCGGCCGAGTCGGCGGTGCTGTCGGGCAGGGCTCCGGGGCCGCACGGGATCCAGGGCATCGGCGCCGGCTTCGTGCCCGAGGTCCTGGACACCGGAATCTACGACGAGGTCGTACGGGTGGACGTGGAGCAGGCGCGGGAGGCGGCGCGGCGGCTGGCCCGCACCGAGGGCATTCTCGCGGGCGTCTCCGCGGGCGCGGCCCTGCACGCCGCCTCCACCCTCGCCGCCCGCCCGGACAACGCGGGCCGGCTCGTCGTGGTCGTCCTCCCCGACACCGGCGAACGCTACCTCAGCACCCCCCTGTTCACCCCGTAG
- a CDS encoding ABC transporter ATP-binding protein has protein sequence MTVTELAEAGEQSTPPPASMAGLLRPHVGAFTAVVILQVIGAVAGLAPLLAVVELGRALLSSGPIDHGHVWGVVIAGSVGLFVRLVFTAASSGVGHLLDGRVQLGFRRQLAARLGRVPIGWFSRRRTGELAKVVGEDVSAVHPFIAHAPGELVAAFVVPLVSLIYLFTIDWRLTLITLIPVVLAVALVPLMMTPTRLREQEDFDAGMGRIASSAIEFVQGIAVVKAYGGGGRAHRRFRTATDEFADTFLRWARGLSPIAAGMQLVLSPPFVLLVVLIGGTALITTGGLAATDLLPFVLLGLGLTAPVAALGHGFDDLQAARRAIGRIRDVLDVRPLPEPAHPIAPQGHRVELREVRFGYDTDHEVLRGIDLVLEPGTVTAVVGPSGSGKSTLVQLLPRFFDPTHGSVLLGGVDLRDLGSEELYRTVSFVFQDVRLLRTTVADNIALAVPHADLDDVIRAARLANIHDRILELPRGYESVIGEDAALSGGEAQRISLARALLADAPVLVLDEATAFADPHTEQAIRGALTTLAGDRTILVIAHRLETVADADTVVMLDNGSIVERGKPADLLARNGKFAAFWQSHRMESR, from the coding sequence ATGACTGTCACCGAACTCGCCGAGGCGGGGGAGCAGTCCACACCACCACCGGCGAGCATGGCCGGGCTGTTGCGCCCTCATGTCGGGGCTTTCACGGCCGTGGTGATCCTGCAGGTGATCGGCGCTGTCGCGGGTCTGGCGCCGCTGCTGGCGGTCGTCGAGTTGGGGCGTGCCCTGTTGTCGTCCGGCCCGATCGATCACGGTCATGTCTGGGGCGTCGTGATCGCGGGTTCGGTCGGGCTGTTCGTCCGGTTGGTGTTCACCGCCGCGTCGTCCGGAGTCGGACATCTTCTCGACGGCCGGGTGCAACTGGGGTTTCGCCGGCAGTTGGCCGCGCGGCTGGGGCGGGTGCCGATCGGCTGGTTCTCCCGGCGCCGGACCGGCGAGCTGGCCAAGGTGGTGGGGGAGGACGTCAGCGCCGTGCACCCGTTCATCGCCCACGCCCCCGGCGAGCTCGTCGCGGCGTTCGTGGTGCCGCTGGTGTCGCTGATCTACCTGTTCACCATCGACTGGCGGCTCACGCTGATCACCCTCATCCCGGTGGTGCTGGCCGTGGCGCTGGTTCCCCTGATGATGACCCCGACCCGGCTGCGCGAGCAGGAGGACTTCGACGCGGGAATGGGACGGATCGCGAGTTCCGCCATCGAGTTCGTCCAGGGGATCGCGGTGGTCAAGGCGTACGGCGGAGGCGGGCGCGCCCACCGACGATTCCGTACGGCCACCGACGAATTCGCCGACACCTTTCTGCGCTGGGCGCGCGGGCTGTCCCCGATCGCCGCGGGGATGCAACTGGTCCTGTCGCCGCCGTTCGTGCTGCTGGTCGTGCTGATCGGCGGCACCGCTCTGATCACGACCGGCGGCCTGGCCGCCACCGACCTGCTGCCCTTTGTGCTTCTCGGGCTGGGCCTGACCGCTCCGGTGGCGGCCCTCGGCCACGGCTTCGACGACCTGCAGGCCGCCCGGCGCGCCATCGGCCGAATCCGCGACGTGCTCGACGTGCGGCCGCTACCGGAGCCCGCGCACCCGATCGCACCACAGGGGCACCGGGTCGAACTGCGGGAGGTTCGATTCGGCTACGACACCGATCACGAGGTGCTGCGCGGGATCGACCTGGTGCTCGAACCGGGGACGGTCACCGCAGTCGTCGGGCCGTCGGGAAGCGGAAAGTCCACGCTGGTCCAGCTGCTGCCGCGCTTCTTCGACCCAACCCATGGCTCGGTCCTTCTGGGCGGCGTCGACCTTCGCGATCTCGGCAGCGAAGAGTTGTACCGGACGGTCTCCTTCGTCTTCCAGGACGTTCGCCTGCTCCGGACCACGGTCGCCGACAACATCGCGCTGGCCGTACCGCATGCGGACCTTGACGACGTGATCCGCGCCGCCCGGCTGGCCAACATTCATGATCGAATTCTCGAGCTGCCGCGCGGATACGAGTCGGTGATCGGCGAGGACGCCGCTCTGTCGGGTGGCGAGGCGCAGCGGATCTCGCTCGCCCGCGCGCTGCTCGCCGACGCGCCCGTGCTGGTGCTGGATGAGGCCACCGCCTTCGCCGACCCGCACACCGAACAGGCGATACGTGGCGCCCTGACGACGCTGGCAGGTGATCGGACGATCCTGGTCATCGCCCATCGCCTGGAGACAGTCGCCGACGCCGACACCGTCGTGATGCTGGACAACGGGTCGATCGTCGAGCGCGGCAAGCCCGCCGACCTGCTGGCCCGCAACGGAAAGTTCGCCGCGTTCTGGCAATCCCACCGAATGGAGTCCCGATGA
- a CDS encoding ABC transporter ATP-binding protein → MIRMLLHVLGQQYARSVRRTVTLMTVTAVAEGLSYALLVPVLQALFGSTPAAAWPWLIAFGTAIAGYAVLRYCSDLSGFRVGTTLLRGMYHRLGDHLARLPLGWYGAGRTGEVSVLASRGLLQAMSVIAHLLAPFISASVTPLTIVVVMLAFNVQMGLAAVVAVPIVAAIQVWTGRSMAAADAERHERDHQAAGRVIEYLQAQPVLRAGGRTVERFGLLDDALSGLQRAGRRTVLSALPGTVGLTLTVQAMFTGVLVLGAYLALGGAIGAAEVLAILVLAARCADPLLSLAEIGGKLRGARSELARLDTLLRTEPLPEPRQPLQPAHHGLGFESVTFQPDDRTVIDNLTLSVPAGRRLAIVGPSGSGKTTLLQLLARFHDVSAGAVRIGGVDVRAITTEALMAQIAIVFQDVYLFDGTIEDNVRLGRPDADVAEVRAAATAARLDEVIERLPGGWAANVGEGGALLSGGERQRVSIARALLKNAPIVLLDEVTSALDPVNEAAVHEGIERLMAGRTVVMVAHRLRTVQRADHIVFLDDGRVVEAGTHDELLHRGGRYADFWNMSLTPAVSQ, encoded by the coding sequence ATGATTCGCATGTTGCTGCACGTGCTGGGACAGCAGTACGCCCGGTCGGTGCGCCGCACCGTGACGCTGATGACGGTGACGGCTGTGGCCGAGGGCCTGTCCTATGCCCTGCTGGTCCCTGTGTTGCAGGCCCTGTTCGGAAGCACGCCCGCAGCCGCGTGGCCCTGGCTGATCGCCTTCGGGACCGCGATCGCCGGCTACGCGGTGCTCCGCTACTGCAGCGATCTGTCCGGCTTCCGCGTCGGGACCACGCTCCTGCGCGGCATGTATCACCGGCTCGGCGACCATCTCGCACGGCTGCCCCTCGGTTGGTACGGCGCAGGCCGTACCGGAGAGGTGTCTGTCCTGGCCAGCCGCGGCCTCCTGCAAGCGATGAGCGTGATCGCTCACCTGCTGGCACCGTTCATCTCCGCCAGCGTGACACCCCTGACCATCGTTGTCGTGATGCTCGCCTTCAATGTGCAGATGGGGCTGGCCGCCGTGGTCGCCGTGCCGATCGTGGCGGCGATCCAGGTCTGGACCGGACGCTCGATGGCCGCAGCGGATGCCGAGCGGCACGAACGCGACCACCAGGCCGCCGGACGGGTCATCGAGTATCTCCAGGCCCAGCCGGTGTTGCGCGCCGGCGGCCGGACCGTCGAACGCTTCGGTCTGCTGGATGACGCGCTTTCCGGGCTCCAGCGCGCCGGCCGCCGTACCGTGTTGTCGGCGCTGCCTGGCACGGTGGGCCTGACGCTCACCGTGCAGGCGATGTTCACCGGGGTGCTGGTCCTGGGCGCCTACCTCGCTCTCGGCGGGGCCATCGGGGCGGCAGAGGTCCTGGCGATCCTGGTGCTGGCCGCCCGCTGCGCCGATCCGCTGCTCTCGCTGGCCGAGATCGGCGGAAAGCTCCGCGGTGCACGTTCCGAACTGGCCAGGCTCGACACGCTCCTGCGCACCGAGCCGCTGCCCGAACCCCGTCAACCCCTCCAACCGGCCCACCACGGCCTGGGATTCGAGTCCGTCACCTTCCAGCCGGACGACCGCACCGTGATCGACAACCTGACGCTGTCCGTGCCCGCAGGACGGCGACTCGCCATTGTCGGACCATCGGGTTCCGGCAAGACCACCCTGCTCCAATTGCTCGCCCGCTTCCACGACGTCTCCGCGGGCGCGGTGCGCATAGGCGGCGTGGACGTGCGCGCCATCACCACCGAAGCGCTGATGGCGCAGATCGCCATCGTCTTCCAGGACGTCTACCTCTTCGACGGCACCATCGAGGACAACGTACGGCTCGGCCGGCCGGACGCGGACGTTGCCGAGGTACGGGCCGCGGCGACCGCCGCCCGGTTGGACGAGGTGATCGAGCGACTGCCCGGGGGATGGGCGGCCAATGTCGGCGAGGGCGGCGCACTGCTGTCCGGCGGTGAACGCCAACGCGTCTCGATCGCCCGAGCACTGCTGAAGAACGCACCCATCGTGCTGCTGGACGAGGTGACCTCCGCCCTGGACCCGGTCAACGAGGCCGCCGTCCACGAGGGCATCGAACGCCTGATGGCGGGCCGGACGGTCGTGATGGTCGCCCACCGGCTCCGGACCGTCCAACGCGCCGACCACATCGTCTTCCTCGACGACGGCCGAGTCGTCGAGGCAGGCACCCACGACGAGCTGCTGCACCGTGGAGGCCGCTACGCCGACTTCTGGAACATGTCCCTGACACCGGCCGTCAGTCAATGA
- a CDS encoding MBL fold metallo-hydrolase: MSLSIPRLRIGSTEIIALADGEGPFFSPRAEAFPEATAAQWAEADRYDPGAVDAEGRWRLQFRAYAIRSDKGLTIVDAGIGPADSPAGSWAPVPGVLPESLAAAGIDPAEVDTVVLTHLHTDHVGWAVVTEAAVPSAGAAVDGNASTSSAVGGAPATSDRRPYFPNAEYLLQRAEFEALDALNPQLRETLTDPLEAAGRLRLLDGDTPLRAGRTVATPGHTPGHQSVLVADGRELALVTGDLLVHALQLLHPELAYSHEIDPEAARHSRKRMLGRETATTLHLATPHLTEPFISA, translated from the coding sequence ATGTCCCTCAGCATTCCCCGCCTCCGGATCGGCTCGACCGAGATCATCGCCCTCGCCGATGGCGAGGGCCCGTTCTTCTCCCCCCGCGCCGAGGCCTTCCCCGAGGCCACGGCCGCTCAGTGGGCCGAGGCCGACCGCTACGACCCGGGCGCGGTCGACGCCGAGGGCCGCTGGCGGCTCCAGTTCCGCGCGTACGCGATCCGCAGCGACAAGGGCCTCACCATCGTGGACGCCGGGATCGGTCCGGCGGACAGCCCTGCCGGCTCGTGGGCGCCCGTGCCCGGTGTGCTCCCCGAGTCGCTCGCCGCCGCGGGCATCGACCCGGCCGAGGTCGACACCGTGGTGCTCACGCATCTGCACACCGACCACGTCGGATGGGCGGTCGTGACCGAGGCGGCCGTCCCCTCAGCGGGCGCCGCGGTGGACGGCAACGCTTCGACCAGCAGCGCCGTGGGCGGCGCCCCTGCGACCAGCGACCGCCGCCCCTACTTCCCGAACGCCGAATACCTGCTCCAGCGGGCCGAGTTCGAGGCCCTGGACGCGCTCAACCCGCAGCTTCGCGAGACCCTCACCGACCCGCTCGAGGCGGCCGGCCGGCTCCGGCTCCTCGACGGGGACACGCCGCTGCGCGCCGGGCGCACGGTCGCCACGCCCGGTCACACGCCCGGGCACCAGAGCGTGCTGGTCGCCGACGGGCGCGAGCTGGCGCTCGTCACCGGTGACCTCCTGGTGCACGCCCTCCAGCTGCTCCACCCCGAGCTCGCCTACTCGCACGAGATCGACCCTGAGGCGGCCAGGCACTCAAGGAAGCGCATGCTCGGCCGCGAAACCGCCACCACGCTGCACCTGGCGACACCGCATCTGACGGAGCCGTTCATCTCGGCTTGA
- a CDS encoding multicopper oxidase domain-containing protein has product MVTPRIPRAPRPDPSARPESPRRPQRPGPPAAWRRLPLLAGAAVALVAGIIGGLALLVAEMPAPASFTEQHGPLMVLGFLGTLIALERAVALRRPWGYAAPVLAAAGAVALAAGAEQTGRLALTAAGGWLVGIYLALLGRRRSRETFLQLGGALAWPIAGLLWLAGRPVPELIVWFAAFLLLTIAAERLELAHVVFLRPAAWAGLLVAAAVVSAGAVVSLLAPVAGARAAGAGMVAVAGWLAFHDVARRTVRGSGLPRYAAVCLLAGYGWLAVAGVLWSITGLASGRYLYDAALHALFLGFVMSMVFGHAPVILPAVLRVRLPYRPVLYAPLAALHAAVGLRVAGDLAAAVMVRTLGGVLAAVALLMFAGCAITLTRSGRARKVPRVGPIDIRMEEPRAPLGVPQPPQRPRASWHLRANTIVVGWLALTVATALAGEVLPAPRWLLVHVFLLGAVSTAILIWSEHFTVALLRVRTPSQTGSLTRLALLNTGTLAVLLGVSAGPWQVAATGAALIVGVVLWHALVLVTLVRQALPGRFGHVIGWYVSAAGALAVGGVLGGLLTTHVWHGAAHERLHAAHAEVNLFGWVGLTVLGTLFTLWPTVLRTRMSEETRRASRVGLRLAAPGLAVAVAGLLAGWQWVALAGLAAYAAGGLAALAPLADALRRKRPHTGAAWMLGAAIVWFEVALAAGLVALATRPPAEVAASLDALLPLVLVGFVAQVLLGSLLHLLPAVLGGGPARFKENAALLERGWPVRLAALNLGVPLLVLPVPQPVTSLGWALVLGSALAFVALAVTALLRSRPAHGRSSDTASATAGDGGPVAGGGTGRRQSLPAVAGVVVGCLLTAAAVAVATTGASEPPAVTATGSRTVDVTLSGMSIRPAVIEAPVGTVLTLRVTNADAQRHDLRLATGERTPMLTSGQSATLKLKPLGEAVDGWCTVAGHRAAGMTMRIAPTGSTAATRAGSSTGHNGHGTPADAQAGGGTRLDLAAPMSPGWTPYDATLKPAPGGTEHHVEIRADDTLVQEVAPGVRQRVWTFNGTMPGPVLRGKVGDVFTVTFVNGGTMGHGIDFHAGANAPDGPMRTIQPGERLTYRFRADFAGAWLYHCSTMPMTQHIANGMYGAVIIDPPDLPEVDREYLLIQGELYLGEPGSEAQVAKILQGDPDGWMFNGTAAGYDHAPLAATAGERVRIWAVAAGPSSGTALHVVGAPFDTVYQEGAYRLRTQDPGGAQVLDLAPAQGGFAELVFPEPGTYPVVDHTMRQAEAGAHGLFKVSPSQDD; this is encoded by the coding sequence ATGGTGACACCGCGAATCCCCCGCGCGCCGCGACCGGATCCCTCGGCACGGCCGGAGTCGCCGCGGCGGCCGCAGCGACCAGGGCCGCCGGCGGCCTGGCGGCGGCTGCCGCTGCTGGCCGGGGCCGCCGTTGCGCTGGTCGCCGGGATCATCGGCGGGCTCGCGTTGCTGGTCGCCGAGATGCCGGCGCCCGCGTCGTTCACCGAGCAGCACGGGCCGCTGATGGTGCTCGGCTTCCTCGGCACTCTGATCGCGCTGGAACGCGCGGTGGCGCTGCGCCGCCCGTGGGGATACGCGGCGCCGGTGCTGGCCGCGGCGGGTGCCGTGGCGCTTGCCGCCGGTGCCGAGCAGACGGGGCGTTTGGCGCTGACCGCCGCCGGCGGCTGGCTGGTGGGCATCTACCTGGCGTTGCTCGGCCGCCGTCGCTCCCGTGAGACGTTTCTGCAGCTGGGCGGGGCGCTGGCGTGGCCGATAGCGGGGCTGCTGTGGCTGGCCGGCCGGCCGGTACCGGAACTGATCGTGTGGTTCGCCGCCTTCCTCCTGCTGACCATCGCCGCTGAGCGGCTCGAACTGGCCCACGTCGTGTTCCTGCGGCCTGCCGCCTGGGCAGGCCTGCTGGTCGCCGCCGCGGTGGTCAGCGCCGGAGCCGTCGTGTCGCTCCTCGCCCCGGTCGCCGGCGCGCGCGCAGCCGGGGCCGGGATGGTGGCGGTGGCCGGGTGGCTGGCCTTCCACGACGTGGCACGGCGGACCGTGCGCGGGTCCGGGCTGCCCCGGTACGCGGCGGTGTGCCTGCTGGCCGGGTATGGCTGGCTGGCGGTGGCCGGGGTGCTGTGGTCGATCACCGGGCTGGCGTCCGGGCGCTACCTGTACGACGCCGCGTTGCACGCGCTCTTCCTCGGCTTCGTCATGTCCATGGTCTTCGGCCACGCCCCGGTGATCCTGCCCGCGGTGCTGCGGGTCCGGCTGCCCTACCGGCCCGTCCTGTACGCGCCGCTGGCGGCGCTGCACGCGGCGGTGGGGCTGCGCGTGGCCGGGGATCTGGCCGCCGCCGTGATGGTGCGCACACTGGGTGGCGTGCTGGCGGCGGTCGCTCTGCTGATGTTCGCCGGATGCGCGATCACGTTGACGCGCTCCGGTCGTGCCAGAAAGGTGCCAAGAGTGGGTCCGATCGATATTCGCATGGAAGAACCCAGGGCGCCGCTCGGCGTACCACAGCCGCCGCAACGTCCACGCGCGTCGTGGCACCTGCGGGCGAACACGATCGTGGTCGGCTGGCTGGCCCTGACCGTCGCGACAGCGCTGGCGGGCGAGGTGCTGCCGGCGCCGCGCTGGCTGCTCGTCCACGTGTTCCTGCTGGGCGCGGTCAGTACCGCGATCCTCATCTGGAGCGAGCACTTCACCGTGGCGCTGCTGCGCGTCCGCACCCCGTCGCAGACCGGCAGCCTGACCAGGCTCGCCCTGCTGAACACGGGAACTCTGGCAGTGCTGCTCGGAGTCTCGGCAGGACCGTGGCAGGTGGCCGCCACCGGCGCGGCGCTGATCGTCGGGGTGGTGCTGTGGCACGCGCTCGTCCTGGTCACGCTCGTCCGGCAGGCGCTGCCCGGCCGCTTCGGCCATGTCATCGGCTGGTACGTATCCGCCGCCGGAGCCCTTGCCGTCGGCGGTGTCCTGGGTGGGCTGCTGACCACGCACGTGTGGCACGGAGCCGCGCACGAGCGGCTGCATGCCGCGCACGCCGAGGTGAACCTGTTCGGCTGGGTCGGCCTGACCGTGCTCGGCACGCTGTTCACCCTGTGGCCGACGGTTCTGCGGACTCGTATGTCAGAGGAGACTCGGCGGGCGTCGCGTGTGGGATTGCGGCTGGCCGCGCCGGGGTTGGCGGTGGCCGTGGCCGGACTGCTGGCGGGCTGGCAGTGGGTGGCGCTGGCCGGGCTGGCGGCGTACGCGGCCGGAGGGCTGGCGGCACTCGCGCCGCTGGCCGACGCGCTGCGCCGCAAACGGCCGCACACCGGCGCGGCGTGGATGCTGGGGGCGGCGATCGTCTGGTTCGAGGTGGCGTTGGCTGCCGGCCTGGTGGCGTTGGCCACCAGGCCGCCCGCCGAGGTCGCCGCCTCGCTGGATGCGCTGCTGCCGCTGGTGCTGGTCGGGTTCGTCGCCCAGGTGCTGCTGGGCTCGCTGCTGCACCTGCTGCCCGCGGTGCTCGGCGGCGGCCCCGCCCGGTTCAAGGAGAACGCGGCGCTGCTGGAACGCGGGTGGCCGGTGCGGCTGGCGGCGCTCAACCTGGGCGTGCCGCTGCTGGTCCTGCCGGTGCCGCAGCCGGTGACGTCGCTGGGCTGGGCGCTGGTTCTGGGCTCCGCCCTGGCCTTCGTGGCCCTGGCCGTCACTGCCCTGCTCCGGTCGCGCCCCGCCCACGGCCGGTCATCGGACACGGCGAGCGCGACGGCGGGTGATGGGGGTCCGGTGGCCGGCGGCGGTACGGGGCGGCGCCAGTCACTGCCCGCCGTGGCCGGGGTGGTCGTCGGCTGCCTGCTGACGGCCGCTGCGGTCGCCGTCGCCACGACCGGTGCCTCCGAACCGCCGGCGGTGACCGCGACCGGTTCCCGTACCGTCGATGTGACGCTGTCCGGGATGAGCATCCGTCCTGCCGTGATCGAGGCGCCCGTGGGCACCGTACTGACGTTGCGTGTCACCAACGCCGACGCCCAACGTCACGACCTGCGCCTGGCGACCGGCGAGCGCACCCCGATGCTCACCTCCGGGCAGAGCGCCACACTGAAGCTCAAGCCGCTGGGCGAGGCAGTGGACGGGTGGTGCACGGTGGCCGGACACCGCGCAGCGGGCATGACCATGCGCATCGCCCCGACCGGCTCGACCGCGGCGACCCGAGCCGGGTCGAGCACCGGCCACAACGGGCACGGCACACCGGCCGACGCGCAGGCAGGCGGGGGCACCCGGCTGGATCTGGCCGCTCCCATGTCACCGGGCTGGACCCCGTACGACGCGACCCTGAAGCCCGCCCCCGGCGGCACGGAGCACCACGTCGAGATCCGCGCGGACGACACCCTCGTCCAGGAGGTCGCGCCCGGAGTGCGGCAACGCGTCTGGACGTTCAACGGGACCATGCCGGGGCCGGTTCTGCGCGGCAAGGTCGGCGACGTGTTCACGGTGACGTTCGTCAACGGCGGCACGATGGGACACGGCATCGACTTCCACGCCGGAGCGAACGCGCCGGACGGCCCGATGCGCACCATCCAGCCGGGCGAACGGCTGACCTACCGCTTCCGCGCGGACTTCGCCGGGGCGTGGCTGTATCACTGCTCGACCATGCCGATGACCCAGCACATCGCCAACGGCATGTACGGGGCCGTCATCATCGACCCGCCCGACCTGCCCGAGGTCGACCGCGAATACCTCCTCATCCAGGGCGAGCTGTACCTGGGCGAGCCCGGCAGCGAGGCGCAGGTCGCCAAGATCCTGCAGGGCGACCCGGACGGCTGGATGTTCAACGGCACCGCCGCCGGCTACGACCACGCCCCCCTGGCGGCCACGGCCGGAGAGCGGGTCCGCATCTGGGCCGTGGCGGCGGGCCCCAGCTCGGGCACCGCCCTGCACGTCGTGGGCGCGCCGTTCGACACGGTCTACCAGGAAGGCGCCTACCGGCTGCGCACTCAGGACCCGGGCGGGGCGCAGGTGCTCGACCTGGCCCCCGCGCAGGGCGGCTTCGCCGAACTCGTCTTTCCGGAGCCGGGCACCTACCCGGTGGTGGACCACACCATGCGTCAGGCCGAGGCGGGCGCACACGGCCTGTTCAAGGTGAGCCCTTCGCAGGACGACTGA